GCCTGTGAAATACGTGTTTTGTTAAAGTAACCGGTCAAAATGTGTTATTCACGCTGGTCTGGGTGTCACACCAAGAATCTGACCCTGTACTCAGCAATTACAGTCAAGATGACTGAAGGACGCTTTCATTAGGAAGTGTGTGACATCTGGCCCATACGCTCTACATGTGAAATCACTTCATTACACTACACATGGTGTTGTTCTAATATAAATAATGTCAATATTCTATTTAGAGTAATATGACTATTATGAGATTACAGGTTGTAATCCACCATAAACcccatttaaaaatgaacatcaaATCTGCAAACAAACTTAAGTTTATCCATTAGATGTCATCATAGCTCAGTGCACACAGAGGTAAAGCAGCAAAGTTCATGCAATTTAATGTTTAGTATAATGCAATTCAATTAAAGGGatccttcacccaaaaatgaaaattctgtcatcatttactcaccttcgagttgttccaaatctgtataaatgtctttgttctgatgaacacagagaaagatatttggaagaatgcttataaccagacagattttgccccccattgtctaccatagcaggaaaaattacaatgcgagtcaaaattgccccagaaccgtttgctgtcctacattcttcaaaaggtctttttttctgttcaacagaaaaaaaatggtaaagtattttttcctatggGAGTCCATGGGGGGGAgggagatctgtttggttataagcattcttccaaatatctttctctgtgttcatcagaacaaagacatttatacagattaggaacaactcgaaggtgagtatatgatggcagaattgtcatttttgggtgaagtatccctttaatacattttcaagtgaCATGACTGACATCGCACAAGATTTCATTCATACTTTTCCTCGATACTCCCACTTTCAGATGCAAAAACGCGAAACTTTTCTCAAGTTTCACTCACTGGGGTGTTGAATAACCTGTTGACTGTCACCCATCTGAGGGATGGAGCTGTTACATTCAGGTAACGCGGAGACATTCTTCAGGACGGTAAGGCGATCTCTCGGGTACTTTACCTTCGATATGATTAACGGCTCGCCGTGTTCAAGTCCACCTTTCAGCGTGAAACCCCAGGGCGCTCCGCCCTGCAACACAGCCTGGACGAACACGAACGTTCCCTTATGGATCACGGAACTGCTGCTGCCTGGAATACTATTATCCATAGCTTGAACGTGGGAAAGTTGTTGTTCAGTCAACGGAAAAAAGGAGAGAAACACTGCCCTGAGGACGCTTCTTCTCGATCAAATCAGCGCACGTCAAAACTTCAAACACGGGATGAATCATTTCCTCACTTCGTTTGGAATCGCGGCGTAAAGTTACGATCCGTGTCGAATTCCGAGCACCTTCTTGTTCATCCTACCTGACGGACGGATGAAATATCGACCTTTCAACTTTTGAAAAATTTACATTTGCAAATTAGAAAGCAAATCTGATTCACAGTCCCACTTTCGCGGCCAATGGTCTCGCTGCTGTAAACCCCGCTTGTCAGCTCGCACCCGCTTCCgacttcatttttttacatcacAATAGAATTTGATACATTTCACTGCGTCCACAGAAAGAACGAGCGCTCGCGCCCGAGATTCCTGTCAAACAACGCAAAAACTTGACGCGATCGTTAAACCGGCGTCTTCTTGTGCTTTAAAAGTGCACGTTACTAAGAAAATCCTCCTAACTTGTCGATGCGCTGAAACTCTCCGCAGCCACGGATGAGGGAGTCTGTGGTCGACCCCCCCACCCCACTAACTCCACACACGGTTCATCGGAATGGTGACGCAGCGCGCATGCGCGGACCGCGCTGTTCCTCGGCGAGTAACTCTCAAATCACGTACTCGTGCTTTATGTTATGACCGAAACTGCAGCCTGACATAATGTAGTCAAATCAGCACTTTGACTCCCGATCCTCCCACTTTATTCAGTGAAAACCGAACACAGACTCACATACACAGCCACAAAGTCTCGTTCGACTCATATAGTTCAATGTTTGTAGTAAAGTGTGCTTTATAATGCGCCATTTCGCCTTCATGTTTTgtaaaaacgcagaaaatcttACCCGGCGTTTAGCTCctcagaaatgttttcttgtctCATAGACATACTATCATGTCAAAGATCGTAAAACTTGTGTAAGCGATTTTAACATTGATAATCTAGCATGTGGTCCTTTTAACTGATAAGCATGACTGAAATATAggtctttttttacattacacCTGTCTGATAGCCCCAGGACCTGTTTATTGTACAAGAGCACGCGCAGCGGCGCGCCCTTTTGAACCAATCATGTAATGATTCGGATTTCACCACGTGCCTTAGGAGGGCGGGGTTTTTGTACGAGGCCGTGTGTTTGAATGGGAGGCCAAAGCATCCAGATAAATATAGTTAAATGTATTCAAACTGACATTATAGGGTATACTGTTaaaaatagcattatgttattatttgacatattttgatctgttgaagatcacCTGTGActgtattttttacttgtagGCTATGGCattgattaaaaacattaggCCTGGTGTGGTTTATCTGATAAAACATGTTTCTTCACACAATGATCGGGTTATACAAATGAAATCATTGCAAGCATTTAAAAAACCCTCAAAATCAACCTTTCATCTTTACAATAGCACACCTGCGGTGCAGTACAACAGGTGTGGCCGCTGTGATCGGCAGCTTTAAGACACATCTGAACATGTTTACCAATGACATCATAGCAAGAGGTCATTTCCTGATATCGCCTAACTTACAGGACAATGGGGTGATTGTaaggacaaacaaacaaacaacaataacaacacaCAAAACTTGTGAAGAACGACACGTCTATGTCAGACCCTTTCTTCTTTTCTCCATCATGTTCTTTCTCTCCACTCATCTTTGTTCATTATCACTTCACTGGATTGAGGTCCCTCCTCAATCACAGAGTATTTAACAGCCAGCATTTTAAGTGTGTATATTTTcccatatttacatttttagtttatttaaggGCAGAGCACATAATAAACAATGTCTGTAATTGTGTCAGAATTAACCAGAGAGGCTATTTTTCATATGTAGACCCTTGACTGAATGTTACATTGATAAATGTTATAATGATAAagaatgattttaataatgatttaaagaaatagatatataataaatgttaGTTTCTGCTTGTAAGATGTTGAATAAAGGCACCGGCTTGAACTTTTCTTTGCTCTTTATTGCATTGATTAAACTGTAGGCCCACATAAATCATAACACAGTGCTcactaaatcatttttttccagagctgaaacacaaacattctCCCAGACATCATGGGGGTCTTCATATAGTTTGCAGGACAGGAAGATACCACACACGTCAGAAAGAAACATTATGAGTGTTATCACACATTAAGACCTTCGGAGGGCGCCAAAACACAAATctaaaattcatttttcaaactctGGACTGGCTTATAAATGTCTGGGTGGTCTCTCTGTTTCTAGacactgtaaaacaataacTCTGAATGTTTCAAGTGTTTAACTAAATGTGGGTTTTGatgtttcatttgattaaaatgtttacgGGAGCAAATAATAAACAGTGGCGTTGCAACAGacagtttgttatttttatacacATACAGCAGTGTGAGAAGGGCTGAAAGTTTGCCAATAAAAcagtatcatgttttttttttgagggGTCCCATAACAGCGGCGGTATTTATTTTCAGTGCCCTGGttacaaaagacaaacaaactCATAATATACAGCACAGAAAGTAAGTAAATAGAAATACACGAACTATAGTAATgcaaaatgcacattttgagCTATTTACTTATGAATGTTTACTGGAGAATGAGACAGCAGAAGACCTCAGTTTACCATTTATGTGTTTACCATATTGTTCCAGAAATtatgtcctttaaaaaaaatcatgtgttgcaaactaaaaatacaaagcagGAAATTATTTGATCCCAAACATTTTTACTACATTTTCAGAGTTGACAACTCCCAAAactatgtgtttttttattgaatgtatattttaatctttaaaaaccattgtgtctggGGACAGGTTTTAGGGCTAGTGAGAACTTAGTTGGTGatcatttgattaaaaaagtaaattcagTTTTACATCCACAAAAGGAAAATCTCAGATTTATGTAAATGAGGAAATTTGCTATTTTTTAAACTGATGACAGGTCAAATTGGGCCAAGTCTGGGATGCCATGTTTCATCGATTTGTGCCCTGTACCGTTTTCTGTACAGTTCCTTCAAAACTCCAGCTTCCACCATGTATATACTTAAACACAATATGAAAAATTAATAAGCCTGTGTGAACCTATACTGCACAGAAAATCAAAGGAGTGACAGCAGGTGAAAACAGAAGTCTGAAATGCGTGATCAACGGATTAACAGTTTAATCTTCTCGGGATGAAGCAGGTGTGAAACTAGCTAGCGCACAAAAGTCTGTCAGTGCTCTTAATTTGTTCTGTTACTCGGCTGTCCAGAGATGCTATTTCTGTGATCTGGCCTCTTATACTCGATCCTTTTATAGCACAGCTTTTGAAGGGCAACAGCAGTCATGGGGTTATAGCAGTATGAGAGCGAGATATGTATTATTAATAGTCTCAAGTGCAGTGAATTTTCCATTAAAGCAGTAATGCTTTAAAACTGTAGTCCATTTTGGAGTGCGTGTGCTTGGAATTGGGATGTTGTAGGTATGGAAAGGAAGGTGTCCAATGCATAAATACCCACATTAGGATTTAAAaggagaattttcatttctgaacTTTTGTAAGCATCGTGTTGACGTTTTTATACAAAACAGACTGCAGGGGATAGATCTTCTGGAGCTCAAGGACAAAATGGTGATTGGGTAACTGTGCAACACTCCCATCCATGAATCATTCTTTTGTAGGGCTGGAACTGAGGACTTCTTATACAATGATACATTCAACACCAGCAAATGAATCATATCTGGTCCAAGGTGAAGATCAAACCCTGCAAAGACTCTGGAGTAAGGAGGTCAGAGGTCTAACCTCACAACACAAATCACACAGACCCTTGCATAGATCTAAAATGTCATCCCTTGTAAGCTCCCCCAGGCTGTAACAAATGAGAGGATCAACCAATACAACACAAAGTCTTTCATCTGGTGATGATGTGCCGTAAATTCTGCTGCTCTTAAAAGCTCACAGGGGATATACTGAAGGCTGCGGGGTGTAAATGAGGAATCTATTATAAGCAttagaaacacacacaatcacacacaaaatTTAACACCTTTCAAGTAAAAACACTCTAGAGTATTCAGGCATAACCTGCAAGTCTAAATCTGAAACGATATGGGCCTATGAAAACTACTCCAAACATCTGGCTGGTGTTTTTGTAAAGAATAAATCAGGCATGTAACAGTCAAAAGTCCAATCTCTCTCAAGGGAGGGGGGGCTATTTAGGGATGACCTCGTTTTTATCTCTGTCTGGAACTTTCATCAAGATGATGTTCAGATGATTTAGCAGAAAGTCAGTgtctttttctttaaataaatacaaagtgCAAATCAGCTTTGTTTAAATGAATGCTTCTCCTGAGTTGATCTGCTGAGCTGGTATACTAATCTGTTGGCTGGTTGTTGCATTTCTTTTAGCATTGCCATACAATTCTTAAGTATTTTCACAACTGTTgggtttaaagggacacttcacccaaaaataaaaattctgtcatcatttattcaccgtcatggtgttcaaaacctgtgtttGACTCttgcttctgtggaacacagtttggttaccatcattcttcaaaatctcttcttttgtgttctacataagaaagtcatacaagtttggaatgacatgagggtaaataaatgataaaaggcTTACCTTAgttgtgtatactgtatttatactaGTTGTGTACATATCATTTTTCCTCCTGTGGTGAAATGAATCTTTACAGGCCCTTTACAACATTCCCTACATGCATATCCTCAGACGCTGTATATCTCTTTCTCCAACACAATTGTTCATCATCACAAAGGGTTTTCTGAGCACTGCAGTGAACGCTTGCCTAAATAAGTGCAGTAATATAACACTGTCAGGgaatgtgacatgattaatTCCCATTTGATTTTCATTAGAACAACAGAACTGGGTTTGTGATTGCAGTAGTTCATCTTACTGGCTACACATCAAGAACACCAAAAACAAacgaacaaaaacaaaatttgttCAGACTTGGCCAGAGAGCGATATTGATTTTACTTTGTATTGACACTATGCACAAACTGTTTGGGTCAAACAGAGTTTTGTAATCATATTGACCTAtgggaaaatacattttatctaAGCAACAAGAACGAAAATGTCACAAGTTTGCTATTTTTGTTCATGATGGATTTTGTTCAAACCCTTAAAAACTGTTTTGTCCCATGACACATTTTGACTGCTGTGAGGTGTATTTCACGGCACACGAGCAACTCGTAttcaatattacaatatattttattggaTTAAACAATCTGCTGACAGAAACAGTATTACACCTGAAATTCACCGAAAGAAACAAGAAGAGTTAAAGCGGAAATTCAAACAAAAGGTTTAGTACAAAGTGTGAGCAGCACGTGTTAATCATTTTGTTAAGGCAAACGTTgtgataaattaaacattttgttcatTCATTGTTTTGGTACTATTTTCTCAAATGAAACCGCATAGAATCTAAGGACGAAATTAGACAGTAAAGGCAAACAAGAATGAAACGATGCATTCTGATGTTAGTGTAGCACAACTGAATGATCTAATGGAACATCCGGTTTATCTTTGCAGACATGATCACTCCTTTGCGAACTGCAGTCTGCATTTGACTTGTGTAGAATATGCATTTGGCCTAAAATCaactaaaataacatttacaaactGAGACAATACAAAGATTCATGTCCTTAGATAATTTGCAAAGCTCTGACATAGAGAATCTTCATCAATATGATTGTTGCAATATAATTGATTATTGAGAAAGCATTTTGagatacattttttatacaacaAAATGATCGCAATCTCTGGAAGAATATTGATTTTCcatacacacaaaataaaaagccTTTTTTTCTGGATTTTTAAACTTTTGGTTTGTTGCTGATACGGGGTTGATGTTTTacagaaacagttcacccaaaaatgaaaattctggcatcatttactcaccctcaaattgttttaaatctgcattcatttctttgttttgttgaacacaaaagaagatattttgaagcatgtgggaaaccaaacagttctggggcactattgactaccatagtagtttcatttcctactatggtcaatggtgccccagaactgttagtttacaaacattcttctgaatatcttcttttgtgtacaatgtaacaataaaatgcatacagatttgaagcaacttgagtaaatgatgacataattttcatttttgggtgaactgttcctttaagaacgAAGCACGCCTTTAGTTACAATTAACACACAAGCACATCATTTAcacagtaaaagtaaaaaagtgcaTATTGGTTATATTATCATCTTATTGCTATAGTAACAGTTCCACAGCCTCATGCTTTAGTTcaataattcattattaatCAGTATTACAGTATAAGCTTACACACAGTATTGGATTTTAATAAAGCACTATGGATTATTATTGCTGTATAGAGTTGAAAGGAGACGATCGCCCCTTCAGTTCAAATACATCCCCAGCACTTATTAAGATAAAGCTCTTCATCCTGGCCAGAAAAAACAAGATAGCGGTTACCGCACTCCTCCCATCGACAGATCTTTCCGTCCTCCACCAGGACAAACTTCCACTCCACCTGGCTCTCCATGGGGAGGGTGATGGTGTTGGCCCAAAACCCATCCTTGGCTCCGTGGAGCGGAACAAAGCTCTCCCAAGCCCCCAACTCCTGCAGGCTCCCCGTAACAGCCACCAGCTGGCTGGATGAgtatgtaatgtaatgaattCTGAAGGTGACGTGAACCTGTTGTGGTAGGGGCTGAACGGTTGCTACCCTTTTGTTTGCCAGCTCTTCGTCTTCTTTAGCTAAACTGTCCTTCAGTGTGACAACGATCTCTTCTTTTCCTTCTTTCGCGCGGTTTTCGTCAATGGACGATGCGCTGGTTGCAGTCTGGGTTAACCAGGGAAGATCTCTGAACTCTTGCCCACCTACATTCAGCCACTCATTATTATCCATAATGGCGTCCATGATGCTAATCTCATTCTTGCGTTCATGTTTCTTCTCCATTGCCACACCGTCCTCATCTGATTTTCTCTCACCTGAGAGGCTCACCTGTGTGGAGGATCCACCAATGAAGGAACTGTCAGTTTGGAAGCCCAAATAGTTTTGCAGGGGATAGTCAAACCTGTTGCTGTGGTGTTTGATCAGTGTGTCCACATCTGGGCTTCCGCAGTGAAACCATGGTCggcatttcattttttcctcCATATCTGTCTTTTTATCGTAGCAACAGCAATCCAAGTCTTTTGTCCTTGGGAAACGCCAATCGTGGTGATCCTCAAACTTGGTTTTTGTATTCTCCTCCATAGTTAAATTTTTGTGGTCGACCTCAAATCTGATCTTATCAGTGGACGGATCTACAGCTTGGTCTGAAATATACTTACTTTGAGCGGTGAATACGTGACCATGCAAATCGTCCTCCTGAGTTGTACATGCGATAACATCTTGATGTCTCTTATAAATGATCTCCTGGGCGCTTTCCGTTTCAGACGGCTCATACCTGTCCAAGCTCAAGCTCAACCCTGTCTCAGACTTGTCATGATCTTTTAAATGCTCCTCCGTTTCCTCCTTGACCGGCTCATCGGTCTCATCTAATCGGGTGAACTGTACATTAACGTCAGCCAAAGCCTCACAGATATCTTCCACACATTCACGACCAGCATCCTCATGCTCACTGTGATCCTCAGACTCCAGTTTATCATCGGGTTTGTCAGGATCCATTTCCATGCATTGATCCAGATCAGAGTCCGTTTTGCCTTCTGATTCGAGTTCCAATTCTGTTAAGAGCTCATCTGTAATCTCCTCAAGGTCTCTGAGAGTGCTTTCATTCAGGTCTTTCTCTGATACATCAGTAGGAAGGAGGATGTTGTCAGAGGCTAAGAGGTTTATATCATCTGTAGACTCTGATTCACTGCAGCATGTCTTTGCTTCCTGATATTCACctaaaaaaaagaggaaaaaatcaAATACACGTGCTTTATTTGATCAAAAactaatttacatttgtttgattcATAACTAAGCACAACATGACATGCCTTATAATTTTCTTTGCTGCCTTCACGTAAAAAGACACATCATTCGTTAGGAcgtaataataatcataattcaATGGGCCAAACAATAAAGGCAACGAgtcacaaacattttcattaaaagAAATCTAAGAATTTATTAAgaacaatattataataagcgtatctgttattttattaacacccatatttagtatatttaatgttttcatCCGTAACTTCAACCTTTGCTGCTAACTTCAAGGCTACACCTCCCGGAGCCACGTTAGCCAATTCGATGTTAACAAACCAGCACGCGCGTAATGACTGAAAGGCACAGGTCGTTTCTGATTGGCTAATTCTCTGACTGAATAAACAGCGTGGGCCACTCCCCTTACAGACTCTAATTTGCTTCACGTCCCGAAATCAAGATACAAACGTAATATTTCAAGACAATTTCAACGGAATCTCCGAGCAAATACGGAGATTATACGCGTGGTATTACCACAAAACCACAAGTAGCGTTTTTAATTATGTGACGACGATAAAATTGACAGCAGCCCACATGTACGAATGAGCGCGTGTTAGTGGTGGTAGCGTGCACGCTCGCGCTTACATCATCGTGTTTTATTATTATCAAACGATTGAGACAGACAGTGAAACCACAGTTTACTTTTACATTCCCTCTAATGATGGTTCAACAATTGTCCGGTTTTACCTGTTGACTCGGTCTCGGTAGGCTGATCCCCTCTCTCACTTCCATCTTCCGTTGCTGCGGTCGTCTCGCTCCCGTTATTCTCGCAAGCCTTCCCACGCTGACCTACGGATCGGTAAATGAAGAACGCGGCGCACACCGACAGCATGGCAAGGATCCCCACGGCGACCGCGACACCGTATCCACCGATCAAATCCAGCAGGACATGAATCTCGTGGCGATCCAGCGCAATCGGTTTGCTGTGTTTCATGGCGATGCTCTGAGTGACAGGAAGGCGTCTGTGAAGATGTGAAACTGTTGCAGGTGAAGCGGAGGAGGTGATCACTTCATTCTCAATGCCGCGGATGAAATGACCCGCTGCTGCTGCAGAGGGTGAAAACCAGACCCTGCAATCAGGTGAGTACACTGCCAATTggctggtctctctctctctctctctctctctctctctctctctctctctctctttcacacacacgcacacgcacacacgcgcacaatgtctgtcagtctctctctcccacacgcacacattttAAACGTATTGTTTGCATggctaatgtaatttaatgtaatctgattttatttaatattaatatatgttttttctCATATGAAGATTATGAGGCAATATACTGTAgccataaacacaaaaaagtgttGTGCTGTGCTATCTGAATGGCTAGGTCTCATTGACTTCTGTTCTCAAATGTACCATTTAATGATTTATAGCAGGCACTACAGCACTTCTCTGTGTAAGGGTCAGTGTTTTTCACAGAATGGACTGTCAAAGATCAGTCATTGATTAAATGGAACTCAAGGTTTAAATACACtagcacaaaaaatattttggtctgTAGATGAATGAAAAGGTTACTTAAGGGTGTTCTGATTTTGATTGTGTTCTTCGTAACATCGATTTGGGTTTTTTATTACCATAAAGATGAGATTAGAGGACTACAAGATGTTTTGCGCTGCAAAATACCTTAAACAATTAAATTGTGTTATTGTAGGTCAACTTTGCAACTtgcattacaaatatttttgtgtgaaggTCTAttgagattttcttttttcttctatAATAAACAATTGTTTAATAATGTTGTCCAGGTTAAATTGAGTTATATCTTCATGTATCACCAACAGATTAAAATATTGAGGATAATCTATGATGAAAATACGTATTGTGGTGGGACTAGTGAGTCAATTGGTGGGGCAACTACTGACTTGAATTGGCCAGCAAAAAACAAATTCTTTATTACATTTCTCTTACAATTATTCATtttgcagacacttttattcaaaccACTTCAGTGGCAACAAACAAGAAAGCTGTGTCTAAGCAAGGAAACATGAACAACAtagaagatttttttaatgtattgtatAAACGTTAGACAATTGATAGTTAGGGGATTGTTAAGCAAATGCAGATGTATGTTTTTTACATAAAGAAAAATCTCAGAAATATTCCATGAAGCACAAAAGATCATGCAAGTTATGTGAATGATCTAATATTGagctgtgagtgtgtgttttcaAAAGTTAAATGGAttgtttactcaaaaatgaagTTCGTTCATCATTTCCTTACAATACTCGCTGCAAAAAATTCTGTGCTGCATTAAATTGTTATGCACAATCAACTAGGCTTTAAAAGTCATTTCAATTTTGTAAGCAATTTCAACTTATTTTCTAAGTTTTGTTTTCAGCTAACCACTGGCCAGAATCTAAAATAGTAAATTGGAGTAAATTGGGAAAAGTAGAATATCAGGTCTTCTTTCTCTACTATACCAACAAGGCTTTGCTGCCACCTGCTGGTTAATAACACTAATTATGGTTATAAAACTTGTTCAACTTTTTTCAGTATGTGTTGTTGATACATAAACAGCCCAGTATCATTTTTTCCTAACAGCATCAAAGATAACGCAAGGAAAATTCAAGCTATTTTGAGTAAAGGTTGTCTTCGATTccaaaatatgtgaaatataatacAAGTATATGCCATTTGctacatgttaaaaaaaaacttctttTTTATTCTGCTCATCACAAGATTTAAAAACGTCATATTGACATTTCATGTTGTAGGGTGTGAAGTTCTGCTGAAATTAGTGAAGCATGATGTAGCAGATGAATGGCCAAAAGAAAAAGAGGAGACTCGTAGTGATGCTCGTAGCACTGTTACACAGATTCCCCTGACAGCATGAGAAGTCCACTAAACCTTGAGGCAGTTGTGAAGCTGCGTCACAGAGAGATTTAGAGACGCATCCTTTTACAGTCGATGGCAGAGACGTAATATTTGCTAATGTAAAGAAAACAGAAGTTTATCTAAACATATGTTTAATGCCATGTTGTACAGGTCATgtttgcacatactgtatactttgTAAGAGAAATAGAGAATGTAATTCAGTCTACTTTATCATGTTTTGGTGAAAATCTCCTCCTTCTGTTACCAAATTCTCACCTTTTGCTTTAATGCAGTAGTCTTCAGTTCCTAAACAGTTCAATCTGTTTAGGCAACTGATCCCGTCACAATAGTAACATTGTTTTCCATTGGGGCTGCTAGAGCTGGCATCTGTTAAAGGAAATTGGATGTCataattcgctgtttttcaggaaatggaaaatacactgtactttttaaaggatgatgtacttttaatactttttattggttagatattagcaaacataaagggtgacgacgcactaaaaataatgatttatggtaaaaaataaaaatcacaaaatatggagataggaggtttcagaaggactgtAGGGATATGCTGACAGTACCTGGGACTTCTTGGCTATTACAGAGTTCTGTGTTACAGCACTGCATAGATACCGCCGACCTTAATACACCAATGTTAACAGATCCATTTGCACAGTACTGCGGCAAATAGCAACTCTTAAACTGCGTAGTAATTGTAATGTTacctaaacaacaacaacaacaacaacacttacTAATAATCAATtt
The Triplophysa rosa linkage group LG19, Trosa_1v2, whole genome shotgun sequence genome window above contains:
- the stbd1 gene encoding uncharacterized protein stbd1 yields the protein MKHSKPIALDRHEIHVLLDLIGGYGVAVAVGILAMLSVCAAFFIYRSVGQRGKACENNGSETTAATEDGSERGDQPTETESTGEYQEAKTCCSESESTDDINLLASDNILLPTDVSEKDLNESTLRDLEEITDELLTELELESEGKTDSDLDQCMEMDPDKPDDKLESEDHSEHEDAGRECVEDICEALADVNVQFTRLDETDEPVKEETEEHLKDHDKSETGLSLSLDRYEPSETESAQEIIYKRHQDVIACTTQEDDLHGHVFTAQSKYISDQAVDPSTDKIRFEVDHKNLTMEENTKTKFEDHHDWRFPRTKDLDCCCYDKKTDMEEKMKCRPWFHCGSPDVDTLIKHHSNRFDYPLQNYLGFQTDSSFIGGSSTQVSLSGERKSDEDGVAMEKKHERKNEISIMDAIMDNNEWLNVGGQEFRDLPWLTQTATSASSIDENRAKEGKEEIVVTLKDSLAKEDEELANKRVATVQPLPQQVHVTFRIHYITYSSSQLVAVTGSLQELGAWESFVPLHGAKDGFWANTITLPMESQVEWKFVLVEDGKICRWEECGNRYLVFSGQDEELYLNKCWGCI
- the LOC130570668 gene encoding urokinase plasminogen activator surface receptor-like, which produces MSGEFYNLCKCKNGRNYRSAVSMQCCNTELCNSQEVPDASSSSPNGKQCYYCDGISCLNRLNCLGTEDYCIKAKANITSLPSTVKGCVSKSLCDAASQLPQGLVDFSCCQGNLCNSATSITTSLLFFFWPFICYIMLH